TATGTACACATAAGTATATGCCGGTGCATGTATACATTAATTTAGCGCTGGGGTATGTACATTTTTATGGGTATGTAGAGAAAAAAATAATGTCAAGGTATGTACGCATAAATTTTATGTTTTTTTGCAATTGCATAAATTTTATTTTGGGTTATGTACATTTGTGTGTATGTGCATATAAATTTCACACAGGGATAAGTATATTTATGAGTATCTACACATAAATTTCACGTTGGGTATATATATTTACGAATATGTACACGTAAATTTTAAGACAAGGTATGTACAGTTATGGGTATGTACACATAAATTTTAAGTCAGGGTATTTTTTTTAGGGGCAAGTCAGGGTACGTACATATAAATTTCACATCAGGATATGTACATGATATGTAAAAAAAAATTCATGTAGGAGTATGCATATTTTTGTATATACATTTTTTTGTGAGGGCTTGAGTACGCACTAAAAAATATATTGGTTATCATCATATATTAATTATCATCTTGAGGTATGTTATGTTTGGGACGTATATTTCTTAGGTATATCAATTCGCTTATCGTGCATGGGTATATCATTTCTAGGTTTCTGTCATAGATGTATTATTATATGTGTATAAATTTTTTGTGTTAGGTATATGGATACATAGGACAAATTCTTACTACATACATgaaagtatttttttatttttaatagcaAAAAAGATGAGTGCATCATATGTTTATGAGTATTATATTCCGATAAAGAATACAAGGCAAAAACAAGAAATTGTACGCAAGGTATTATAGTGCATATATTATAAATAAAGATTTAAAAGAAACTAGGATGTCATATCATATATGGAAATAAATGGTATGTTATTATAATGACATGCATTTTATGACAGGTATGTCATGCACCAATATTTGGAAAGAGATCAATCGCATGGGGCATTAATTGCATGGTGCttaggtgcctgggcacctaggAGCCccaaacaatatatatatatatatatatatatatatatatatatatatatatatatatatagatatatatatagatatatatatatatatattgacccaCCCGTAGCTACAAACTAACTACACAACTCAATTGATTTCTTCATCCATGGCAAATATGTCAATTGTATGTGCTGGCATGTCTGTATATTatctgaatttgcaatatggataaTCAATATACAAATGCCTTCTGGATATCGGTGTCGATCGCCACGTCGAAAACATGGACATCCTCTACTCTATCGCTCTATCGGGCACAAatttaaactcaatgaactgtatacgatactaatactttccatgaaaatttaaaaACTTGGCTAACGGCATTTGAGTAAaaaatatatagtggttacactattcgacaaaaggaggatcttcgtaacacggttttgacaaccatatgatccatatctacatacttaacatagtaacaactatcacattttaagaggctgagggccaacaaccatatggtccatatctacatacttaatcgAGTAACAGCtaacacattttaagaggctgagggccaacaaccataacTACCCGCTGaaagcagcttgatcacggcgactcggcATCTTGTCAATGAAAAGGaggcaccctcatgtgccttggtagagcatgagtagaacagtgtctccaatttttcaatatggatgcattgccacgacaagcgagaacttgttaatttgaatggttccatttctgcagGAAATGCAGTACCTTACAATCActtttggcgttattagcaggcacaagtgtaatccGGCCACGCCGGAAAATCGATCCAGGAACAACTGCAGGGGCAATTTCtgttgaaatgtagaataaaaacaaattgtaacatatcgttgaagatatatatagtttatgagcatcaacataaaaataagactttgtaccagcgttttgtgcacacaTTTGGTCTTTTTCAATAtgtgcaccataggtataattaatcccatccaaaatataGCGTTCGTACGATGTGCTATCTCTCTTAGATTATCAAAAAAATTTATGAGATGCTTCAAGTCTTCCTAGTAAAATTTTATACGCTCAGTAGCATACATATCAttaactatgcatccaacatatcctgcttaaaaggtggaaaggtattatttattcagaacatggaagaagaatctatagtgcgcataaattgataaatagaatttgttactgcctaggaacggagtcagaaAATGAAATCACAACTGGTtgtttaaatagtgatcaattagtcgGAACAAATACCCTGATTTTGTTAAGTAATATgccagcatggagaaagttgaaagaacACATATAGAGATAAGATTATCAAGAGTAAACCGATGAGTAGAGACAAGATTTTTTGATGTTTCTGGCACATGTAGGATTTTATTTAGATGAAATTTTTTCACGGGGGTTTTGACAATTGAACGACCAACATGAGTAATTTTCATAACAGAGTCGCTTGCGGTGTGCACTTGGTCATCGTCGTGGTACTTGTCTCTGATCGTCAACTTGTCTAGCTCATTTGTGATGTGATTTTTGGTGCCAGCATCCGCATACCAATTGGTGTTGATGTCGTAGGAGTCAGTGAGAGCATTGGCTCCCTTCTCATACTCATCTTCATAGTAGTGATGCCAACATTAACGGGCACCCCCTGCACAGTGTTTGAAGCAGATTTGACATTCACGCACATCACGAGATGGTTGTTGACACTGCTGCTGTTGTGGACATCCTCGATAGCTGTCACCACCATTACCAGTAGAGGGAGTGACGTGTCTTCCTTAGCCGCGCCCCTGGTTTTGTGCTAGTCGCGGTGTCTGTACACCGCATTGGCAGAAGAGTTGAAGCCGCCTTCAGCCCCATCGCCCAGCATCTCCATCCGCTAGTCGAAGGCAGCGATCGGGGCAAAGAGTTCATCGATGGTGATGGAGGACTTGACAGCGCCGATTGATGCCATGACAGGGCCGTAGTTGCGGTCAAGTATGGCGAGCACATAGTCCACCATCTCGCGATCAGAGACCGGATGGCCTACTGCCGTGAGCTCATCTCAAGGCTCTTCATCTTGGCAATGTAGGAGGTGTTGCGCatgatgcctttcttcatggttgcgATGGAAATTCTCAAATTTATGATTCAAGATTGGGACTATGAGGCAAAGAGTGTGGTGATAGCAGTCCATAGATCGAAGGTGTTTTCCTTACCGGTCACTTGCGCAAGGACCTCCTTTGAGACAGAGTTTACCAAATAGCTGAGGAATTGTTGGTGCTTCGACAGCCACGGCGAATACAACGGGCTTCGAACCACAGTCATGGttccccgactgctgctgctgctccactgTTGTCGGGAGCGCGGCGTCGGTTCCATCTAGGAGGCCAGTGACCTACGAGGATCCTGGGCCTTCCACGGGAGGAATTTCCCCCTCAATAGTTTcgtggtcggcggagatccaaggttGAGGACAACGGCTACCGAGGTGGAAGACATGGCGATTGGTGGATATGCTTTTCTAGTAGCTAGATCGATGGGAAGAGGATGGCTTTGTATACCATGTCAGATGGAAGCGTTTACTCTCCATGGAGAGCCCTGTGATGTTTATTTATCTGAGGCAAAACAACCTTATCGTGGCTTACAAGATAGATTTGGTGNNNNNNNNNNNNNNNNNNNNNNNNNNNNNNNNNNNNNNNNNNNNNNNNNNNNNNNNNNNNNNNNNNNNNNNNNNNNNNNNNNNNNNNNNNNNNNNNNNNNNNNNNNNNNNNNNNNNNNNNNNNNNNNNNNNNNNNNNNNNNNNNNNNNNNNNNNNNNNNNNNNNNNNNNNNNNNNNNNNNNNNNNNNNNNNNNNNNNNNNNNNNNNNNNNNNNNNNNNNNNNNNNNNNNNNNNNNNNNNNNNNNNNNNNNNNNNNNNNNNNNNNNNNNNNNNNNNNNNNNNNNNNNNNNNNNNNNNNNNNNNNNNNNNNNNNNNNNNNNNNNNNNNNNNNNNNNNNNNNNNNNNNNNNNNNNNNNNNNNNNNNNNNNNNNNNNNNNNNNNNNNNNNNNNNNNNNNNNNNNNNNNNNNNNNNTTTAGCGCTCGTTCTTTGCCATGAAACTCATGGCGACACTTGAGCGAGATAACAACTGCAGCATGGAACAACAAAAGGATAATAACCAGATGCCATAATTCATACTGCCTCAATGCTAGATAGACCCATTTGAGCGTCAActaattccggacggaggaagtacttgaTAAATAACTTCTACAGGAGTGAGGGTAACAACAAAGGAGCACTGAGCTGTGCCAAGTAAACACAACTCCAACAACTACCACGATAATACACACCACAAACAATAAAAATATTTGTTTATTCCCACCACAACTCCAACAGCTAGCTCGATAAAAATGTGATAAATAAATTCTAATCATCGTACACCATAGATGTATCTCAGCCTAGCTTCCTCAGCTGCCACCTGTAATAAACAGAAAGATAATAAGACGACATCCAAGTGACGACTGGTTTTACTAAGATCAAAGTTTTAGTATGTACATTTTCCTTAGAGCCTGTCCACGTGTTAGGACGGCTTCTGCGCCCACCAAATGGCAAATGTACGTTCAAGTGACCACCAGAATATGCATCGGCCTTGCCGGGGTGCTTCATATCAATAATTCCATGATTTATGCAACCATAGCAGTGGCCTTCATTAAAAAAGATCAAAACAGACAACTGTCATACCTCCATCATATCATTGGGTGAGGGTAAAACTTCTCAAGATGCAAGTTAAGACAACAATGAATTTTGCTTTCTGAATTCAAACAAGAGTGGAAAAGGACAGGATGCACAATTTTGCCTGTTGTTGAACAGACTGAATAGCCAGTTTTTCTGGCTTCTGACGATACTTACCATTTTCATTGGATTCAATCTTGCAGAAACAGTTGGCCACCAATGCATTGTCTTTCCCCTTTGTCACTTCAGCAAAGAAAAGATTCTCAATTCCATCTTTAGTCTTTGTAGTGAAATTGAAATGCTTGTACCACTTATAGTCTTCATAAATTGTTTGATAGTGCAAGAAATCCTTGAATTCATACgcaagatcctaaaagaatggggTGGATCAGCAATCATTACATTTAAGGAAACAGGACATAacgataagagagagagagagagagagagagagagagagagagagagataccccAACAAGATTGCGATCCTCATTATACTTGTCCAGTAAAGCTTGAAGCATTAAACTCATTTGCTCACGGGTATACTCCACTACGTGCTCGTCTGAACATTTCCTTGTTCTGCCATCAGGCCAGTAAAGAGCCTTCTTTATAATGATTTCATCCCCAGCTTGCTCGTTCCACCTACAAGTGTACCATTAGGTTCTGGAAAAAGTATTTACTTGTTATAGTTAAAAGATACACATCTTCATTTTCAGATCCTAATCACTAGTGTTTTGTAACAAAGGAAGCACCGCTGGATGGGTGTCCCAAGCTAAAAGCTAACTAATTGTACAAGATACAATTCAGATGATAGTATACCTACAATAAAAAAAGCAGCAGCTCGAACATGTACTTTGTTAATTTTGAGCTGTGCTTGCGAAATATGCTCTAGTTCAAACTGTTGAGTTAATTTAAGGAATTCCACAACAGGAACTTGAAGAGAAGACCAAATGTAGGGTAGCATTTCTGTGATCAACTTAACAGCTCTTATACGGTCTTATCACAGGGGAAATAATAAAAATAATCAAGTGCAGATGCAAGTATGCAAACAGGAAGAAACTGAGAAGGAGAAGACATGGAAGAAATTGAGAAACCATACAGTGTTTTATGCCGCTTGTCATGAAGATAGCGCTCAATAGCCTTTTCAACTTCCTGTAAGCTCTTGAATGGTCCACCGAGATGAGGGTATGTGTGGAAAGATCCTGAACGATCGATCCTGATGTAAATACTAAAATACCAATCAGGAGGTCTGTTGACATGAATGGTTGGCTTTGGTGGCGGGGTCTCAGCTACAGCCTGTGGGGAGGCTGAGGAAGTGGCAGTGTCCTTGGATGTTGTAGCGCCGAGCAATTTGGTCAAGTACGAGACAGACGGTTGAGGCTGCGTCAGTGCGGATGAAGGCCCGGCCACATGATCCTGGCACCTGAATTAAGTAAATCGATGAGTAGAAGTTTCTTCTTCTGTTTTATAAAGAAGACTAAGAAAAACAGAGCCGCAGAGTGCGGAACATTGCAAGAGCAGCATTGTATTCTTATGGTGACTAGAAGTAATAGCGATTCAGATATGCATAGGAGCTGAGTGAACAattcatatcatcatcatcatcatcaccgtgcaATGGACAAGGTTTGACAGAAGAATGATGTTAGTTTTTTGCTGATTTCTGTACAAGTTGATAATTTTAATTTGTTGTTGCAACCATCAGACAAAGTAAATTAGATCCACCTCCCTAGCTAGGCAAACGATAAAC
This portion of the Triticum dicoccoides isolate Atlit2015 ecotype Zavitan chromosome 7A, WEW_v2.0, whole genome shotgun sequence genome encodes:
- the LOC119333432 gene encoding uncharacterized protein LOC119333432, yielding MGGRRKSKRGGDVPNPRTHEEDRSVALAAAAAAQARAAADSSRPYCRTCLSRDGRGGAGPCSCSDTTSAQPSGSSRGSAVPAQLYVPSRAPNPCQDHVAGPSSALTQPQPSVSYLTKLLGATTSKDTATSSASPQAVAETPPPKPTIHVNRPPDWYFSIYIRIDRSGSFHTYPHLGGPFKSLQEVEKAIERYLHDKRHKTLWNEQAGDEIIIKKALYWPDGRTRKCSDEHVVEYTREQMSLMLQALLDKYNEDRNLVGDLAYEFKDFLHYQTIYEDYKWYKHFNFTTKTKDGIENLFFAEVTKGKDNALVANCFCKIESNENGHCYGCINHGIIDMKHPGKADAYSGGHLNVHLPFGGRRSRPNTWTGSKENVAAEEARLRYIYGVR